The Solanum lycopersicum chromosome 8, SLM_r2.1 DNA segment ACTAGTACACTATaatttatgttcaatttttttaattaaaaattatgctagatgaaacaattacttaagtgaaaaacaaaaatacctttataataattttttatgcgattttataattttttttatttgataagattgaataaacaattgggctattttaataattttaaactcatgaaatttttatgtttatgggaaaatatacaacacaaaaatttcatatcgcatgtctataaaacataaattttatcttatgatttcatatcatgatatcatatcgGATGGCCAAATAAGCCCTTAAAAAGCGCTCTGACCATTCTTCTAGTACTGCATTTCTAACAAGATTTTATTGAGATAGATGCATCAAATCAAGAACTTgacattaaaaatttaaaataattaatatgatcGCGTTGAAATGAATGGATGAACCtaataaaaatgtgaaattaaGATTAGATATTAGGGACAATATGAAagtggttatatatatataaactaaacGAAAAATAAGATTGAAATATTTCAATCATGTAAAAAGAAGAGACGTAAAAGGTTGATCATGAGTTTGAAGagaaataaatagataaaatattatgaagaaTACAATTCTACATGAAATATATAGACATCGAgaattagttaaatattaaagtAAGAAAAATAGTAGCAAATACTAGtattattattcacatattatctacttatttttgttttctctgTATTCGTTCTTGTTTTTTAGTCCTTATACTCCATGTTTATGTACTATTTGTTATAGTTGCACCAGACAGCACCACCAAACAATGGCTAGAGCCACTCCTATCTCCTCCTCCTTCCGCCATCTCAAAAACCTCTCTAATTCTTCCCCTCCCCTACACGTCACCTTCCGCCGTCCAAAAACTAGCTGCGCCACCACGATGTCGGACGACAAAGTTCCTCATCCATCACTGGAAGTCATAGCCGGAGCTGGAGACAAGTTTCTATCTGCTTTTAAATCCCTTCATAATCCATACAGTTCTTATCCCATCGTCGATGGGAATCTCCATATAGAAGCTATTTTTGCAGCTTTCTTTAGGTCAGTTCGTCTCCGGCGAGAGTGTTTGCGGACTAAGGATGATGGCTCCGTCGCTCTCGATTGGGTATCCGGCGACGATCGTAGCTTACCTTCCGACTCCCCGCTGCTCATTTTGCTTGTGGGTCTTCTTTCTATTGCTTCATTATTGATATAGACTAATAATTTTTGGCAATTTTCAGAATGGCATACACATTGGCTTTGAATTTTGGATTGTAAAAGTAAGGGTGTGTGTATAGAATGGAACTGTTCTGATGAGAGTAATTGCAACCAGGGCTGACTGGGGGAAGCAATGATTCGTACGTGAGGCATACGCTACTGAGAGCTAGAAGTACGGGTTGGAGAGTTGTGGTGCTCAATAGTAGAAAAGTGGAGATAGCCCCGTGACAACTCCCAGGTACTCTCATCTTGGTCTTTCATTACTTTGATTGATCGGAATGTTAGTAAAGATTTGATCTTTAATTTTCTCCCCACTGGTATTGCTTTGATGTGATTTTTGGTGGAGTTTAGCCAATGTTTGAATCTGTTAATCAGACTTTTTGGTTAAGAAGAGAAAATTGTTGGTATGGTTAGTTGGTGGGAATTGGCAGCCTTTTTGTGGACGGTTGATTGATATTGTGCTGTCCATTGACTCCATTCTTTTGGAAGTTTTGTTCAACTAGTTAGGTGAACAACACTATCAACTACATCCCTTCTGCACAACTGCCAGTCAACAACCTTGCTCTGTCCTCTCTTTCTCCTTTCTGCTTTCTGTATATTTAAGCATCACACAATAACCTGAATTACTGCACCTTGCAATACAGAACTTTTTCGATCTTATACCACCGCAAAATGGCCAGCGATAAAACAGCATGCCAAGATGAGCGTGCAGGAGCGGAAATTGTATATGGAGCTGAAGAGTGCTATAGTCATTCTCTTGAGCTGCTGAAAGAGTTGGGATTTCCCATGGGTGTTCTCGCTCTTAAAGACCTTGAAGAATGTGGCTGTGTTCGCGACACTGGATTTGTGTGGATGAAACAAAAGGCTCCATATGAGCATTACTTTGTCGCAACAAAAACTCTAGTTAGCTATGCCACAGAGGTCACTGCCTACGTGGAGAAAGgaagaatgaagaaaatgacTGGAGTTAAGAGTAAGCAGCTATTTATGTGGGTGCCAATAGTTGAAATGAGCATTGAGGATCCTGCTCAGAACAAAATTTACTTCAAGACTCCTATAGGAATTGGAAAGTCTTTCCCCCTCACTGCTTTCATGACTGATGAAGAAAAGGAGAAGTATCTGGAGAAAGCTAACTAGTAGAACAATTATCTATATGCT contains these protein-coding regions:
- the LOC101264746 gene encoding uncharacterized protein isoform X4, with amino-acid sequence MASDKTACQDERAGAEIVYGAEECYSHSLELLKELGFPMGVLALKDLEECGCVRDTGFVWMKQKAPYEHYFVATKTLVSYATEVTAYVEKGRMKKMTGVKSKQLFMWVPIVEMSIEDPAQNKIYFKTPIGIGKSFPLTAFMTDEEKEKYLEKAN